One segment of Enterobacter ludwigii DNA contains the following:
- the adhP gene encoding alcohol dehydrogenase AdhP has translation MKAAVVTEDHQVNVTEKSLRPLKHGEALLKMECCGVCHTDLHVKNGDFGDKTGVILGHEGIGIVKEIGPGVNSLKIGDRASVAWFFEGCGHCEYCNTGNETLCRDVKNAGYSVDGGMAEECIVTADYAVKVPDGLDSAAASSITCAGVTTYKAVKVSHIKPGQWIAIYGLGGLGNLALQYAKNVFNAKVIAIDVNDEQLKLAANMGADLTINSRSEDAAKIVQEKTGGAHAAVVTAVAKAAFNSAVDAVRAGGRVVAVGLPPEAMSLDIPRLVLDGIQVVGSLVGTRQDLMEAFQFAAEGKVVPKVTMRPLEDINAIFKEMEQGQIRGRMVIDLRS, from the coding sequence ATGAAGGCTGCTGTTGTCACTGAGGATCATCAGGTCAATGTCACCGAAAAATCATTACGTCCGCTTAAGCATGGAGAAGCCCTGCTGAAGATGGAATGCTGCGGCGTATGTCATACCGATCTTCACGTGAAGAACGGTGATTTCGGCGATAAGACCGGGGTGATCCTGGGTCACGAAGGAATAGGGATCGTTAAAGAGATTGGCCCAGGCGTCAACTCGCTGAAAATTGGCGACCGTGCGAGCGTGGCATGGTTTTTTGAAGGCTGTGGACACTGCGAATACTGTAATACCGGCAACGAAACCCTGTGCCGGGATGTGAAAAACGCGGGTTATTCCGTTGACGGTGGGATGGCTGAAGAGTGCATCGTGACCGCCGATTATGCGGTAAAAGTGCCGGACGGTCTGGATTCCGCAGCGGCGAGCAGCATCACCTGCGCGGGGGTCACCACCTACAAAGCGGTAAAAGTGTCCCACATTAAGCCGGGCCAGTGGATTGCGATTTACGGTCTTGGTGGTCTGGGTAACCTTGCGCTGCAGTACGCTAAAAACGTATTCAACGCCAAGGTCATCGCCATTGATGTGAACGATGAACAGCTGAAACTGGCCGCGAACATGGGGGCAGATTTAACCATTAACTCTCGCAGCGAAGATGCAGCGAAAATTGTTCAGGAGAAAACCGGAGGCGCACATGCCGCGGTGGTAACTGCCGTGGCAAAAGCAGCCTTCAACTCAGCGGTGGATGCCGTGCGTGCCGGTGGCCGCGTGGTCGCCGTGGGCCTGCCGCCGGAAGCGATGAGCCTGGATATTCCACGCCTGGTTCTGGACGGCATTCAGGTCGTCGGTTCGCTGGTGGGAACCCGTCAGGACCTGATGGAGGCATTCCAGTTTGCAGCAGAGGGCAAAGTGGTGCCAAAAGTGACAATGCGTCCGCTGGAAGATATCAATGCCATCTTTAAAGAGATGGAGCAGGGTCAAATCCGCGGTCGTATGGTGATTGATTTACGCTCTTAA